A section of the Thermodesulfobacteriota bacterium genome encodes:
- a CDS encoding ZIP family metal transporter, with product MDAGVLPAGCSVLAIGAVASLAAGVATGVGALPVLVVRAISLRLQDTMLGFGAGVMLAATSFSLVAPGIEAASGLWGSEVLAALVVGLGILAGGVFLWLSDRFFPHEHFITGREGVAASRLRRIWLFVIAITLHNFPEGLAVGVGFGGGDLGNGLSLAVGIGLQNMPEGLAVAVALVSEGYSRRYALLVALATGLVEPVGGVLGAGAVSVAAALLPWGLAGAAGAMLYVISDEIIPETHRKGFEKPATFGLMVGFVVMMILDVTLS from the coding sequence ATGGATGCCGGTGTGCTGCCAGCTGGCTGTTCGGTTCTCGCCATCGGTGCTGTGGCCAGCCTGGCCGCCGGCGTGGCCACCGGGGTAGGCGCCCTGCCGGTTCTGGTGGTGCGCGCCATCTCGCTTAGGCTCCAGGACACCATGCTGGGCTTTGGCGCCGGGGTGATGCTGGCCGCCACCTCCTTTTCCCTGGTGGCGCCGGGCATCGAGGCGGCCAGCGGCCTGTGGGGCAGCGAGGTCCTGGCGGCCCTGGTGGTCGGCCTGGGCATCCTGGCCGGCGGCGTCTTTTTGTGGCTGAGCGATCGGTTCTTCCCCCACGAGCACTTCATCACCGGCCGGGAGGGGGTGGCGGCGAGTCGCCTGCGCCGCATCTGGCTCTTTGTCATCGCCATCACCCTCCACAACTTCCCGGAGGGGCTGGCGGTGGGGGTGGGCTTTGGCGGCGGCGATCTGGGCAACGGCCTGTCCCTGGCCGTGGGCATCGGGCTCCAGAACATGCCCGAGGGGCTGGCGGTGGCCGTGGCCCTGGTGAGCGAGGGCTATTCCCGCCGGTATGCCCTGCTGGTAGCCCTGGCCACCGGCCTGGTGGAGCCGGTGGGTGGTGTTCTGGGCGCCGGCGCCGTGTCGGTGGCCGCCGCGCTCCTGCCCTGGGGCCTGGCGGGCGCGGCCGGTGCCATGCTCTATGTGATCAGCGACGAGATCATCCCCGAGACCCACCGCAAAGGCTTCGAAAAGCCGGCCACCTTCGGCCTCATGGTGGGCTTCGTGGTGATGATGATCCTGGATGTGACCCTGTCCTAG
- the efp gene encoding elongation factor P, translating to MYTASDLRKGLKIQIDGDPYIVTEFQFSKPGKGQALYRTKMRNMITGNQLDRTFRSGDKFEPAPLDERTMQFLYAQGDEFHFMDTRSYEQIALTAEQVGDGRRFLIDNLEVQILMHGAKPIGVTLPTFVNLTVTTAEPWAKGDTTGSDTKPVTLESGAVIQVPPFVNEGDKIQVDTRTGEYVTRVKG from the coding sequence ATGTACACCGCATCAGACCTGCGCAAAGGTCTCAAGATCCAGATCGACGGCGATCCTTATATCGTCACCGAGTTCCAGTTCTCGAAGCCGGGCAAGGGACAGGCCCTCTACCGGACCAAGATGCGCAACATGATCACCGGCAACCAGCTGGACCGGACCTTCCGCTCCGGCGACAAGTTCGAGCCAGCGCCCCTGGACGAGCGCACCATGCAGTTCCTCTACGCCCAGGGCGACGAGTTCCATTTCATGGACACCAGGAGCTACGAGCAGATCGCCCTCACCGCCGAGCAGGTAGGGGACGGCCGGCGCTTCCTGATCGACAACCTGGAGGTGCAGATCCTCATGCACGGCGCCAAGCCCATCGGCGTCACCCTGCCCACCTTCGTCAACCTCACGGTCACCACGGCCGAGCCCTGGGCCAAGGGCGACACCACCGGCAGCGACACCAAGCCGGTGACCCTGGAGTCCGGCGCCGTCATCCAGGTGCCGCCCTTCGTCAACGAGGGCGACAAGATCCAGGTGGACACCCGCACCGGCGAGTACGTCACCCGGGTCAAGGGGTGA